TGGCGGTGCTCGACGAGCTGCGCGACGACGACACCGTCCGGCTCGTGCTGCTGGGCGGCGTCCTGCGACGCAACTACCAGACGCTCGTCGGGTCGCTGGTCGAGCAGGCGCTGAAGCAGGTGCACGCCGACCTGGTGCTCCTGTCCTGCACGGGCGTCAGACCGGGCGGTCGCGTCGTCGACAACATGGCGGTCGAGACCCCCCTGAAGCAGGCGATGATCGAGGCGGCCGAACGGGTCGTCGTCCTGGCCACCGAGGCGAAGTTCCCCGGCCAGGGTTCCCACCGGTTGTGCTCGCTGTCCGACGTGGACGTCCTCGTCACGACGGCCGGTGCCCCGGAATCCACGACGGACCTCTGCCGCGAAGCCGGCGGGAAGGTGATCAGGGCATGAAGCTGTGCATCCTCGGCGGCGGAGGTTTCCGCACCCCCTACGTCTACCAGGCGCTGCTGCGCGACACGGGCAGTCCCCGCGTGGAGGAGGTCGCCCTCTACGACACGGACTCCACCAAGCTCGAGGGCATGGTGGGCATCCTGCGCGAGCTCGCCGCCGAGTTCCCCGACGCACCACGGCTCGTCCCGACCACGGTGCTGCCGGAGGCGTTGCAGGGCAGCCACTTCGTCTTCGCCGCCGTCCGGATCGGGGGTCTGCGCGGGCGGTGCTGCGACGAGCGCGTCGCCTTGGACCTCGACGTCCTGGGCCAGGAGACGACCGGTCCCGGCGGCCTGGCCTACGCGTTGCGGACCGTGCCGTTCATGGTGGACGTCGCCCGCCAGGTGCGCGACCTCGCCCCCGACGCGTACTTCCTGAACTTCACGAACCCGGCCGGCATCATCACGGAGGCGATGCAGTCTGTCCTCGGGGACCGGGTCCTGGGGATCTGCGACACCCCCTCCGGGCTCGGGCGCCGGATCGCCGGGCTGCTGGGTCTGGACCACACGCGCGTGCAGATGGACTACGTCGGGCTGAACCACCTCGGCTGGATGCGCCGGCTGCTGTTCGACGGGACCGACGTCCTGCCCCGCCTGCTCGCCGACGACGCGGCCCTCGACGTCCTGGAGGAGGGTCTGGTGTTCGGCCGCGACTGGCTGCGGACCCTGGGGACCGTACCCAACGAGTACCTCTACTACTACTACTCCCACCGCGAGGCCGTGGCCTCGATCAAGGCCGCGAAGCAGACCCGCGGGGAGTTCCTGCTGGCCACCCAGGGCGAGTTCTGGGAGAAGCTCGCCGTCGCCGGGTCCGGAGGTGCGCGGTTGTGGCGCGAGACCGTCACCGCCCGCAGCGCCAGCTACATGGCCGAGGCCAAGGGCGGTGAGCAGGGCGCGCCCGCGCACCACGACCAGCCCGAGC
The Kineococcus rhizosphaerae DNA segment above includes these coding regions:
- a CDS encoding DeoR/GlpR family DNA-binding transcription regulator, with amino-acid sequence MISSERRRRILVAVQSDGAASVRSLATQLQVSESTIRRDLEFLDRGGEILRTYGGAMSPSPVPSASGDGKESPFAVERDRNLDLKARVAAKAVDLVADGDVVVLDIGTTTPLVARGLRGRDVTVVTSNLAVLDELRDDDTVRLVLLGGVLRRNYQTLVGSLVEQALKQVHADLVLLSCTGVRPGGRVVDNMAVETPLKQAMIEAAERVVVLATEAKFPGQGSHRLCSLSDVDVLVTTAGAPESTTDLCREAGGKVIRA
- a CDS encoding 6-phospho-beta-glucosidase, with product MKLCILGGGGFRTPYVYQALLRDTGSPRVEEVALYDTDSTKLEGMVGILRELAAEFPDAPRLVPTTVLPEALQGSHFVFAAVRIGGLRGRCCDERVALDLDVLGQETTGPGGLAYALRTVPFMVDVARQVRDLAPDAYFLNFTNPAGIITEAMQSVLGDRVLGICDTPSGLGRRIAGLLGLDHTRVQMDYVGLNHLGWMRRLLFDGTDVLPRLLADDAALDVLEEGLVFGRDWLRTLGTVPNEYLYYYYSHREAVASIKAAKQTRGEFLLATQGEFWEKLAVAGSGGARLWRETVTARSASYMAEAKGGEQGAPAHHDQPELDPAHQGYAGVALGVMAAISRNERSTMILNVRNGGTIAGLPDDAVVEVPTTVDANGVHPLSTPAPDLHQLGLMQQVKAVERHTIAAAVHGDRTEALRAFALHPLVDSVAVARALLDGYVAAIPEVAAVFTPQR